From a single Columba livia isolate bColLiv1 breed racing homer chromosome 15, bColLiv1.pat.W.v2, whole genome shotgun sequence genomic region:
- the MRPS34 gene encoding small ribosomal subunit protein mS34, which translates to MARKKLYRPIAAMAKKIREYRALKNRPRDSQRFALDYETMRRPLTEKRLPVRAWEDVRNENRLFTLLCRLPQFGVGRTVTRKSWLWEYDEPCYWVITKVKADYTAENMDHGRAWGYLTFRGKTEEEVREIDKVMYHDWRMVPKHEEEAFKKFTPVPEETIQYVPYPPLLRAMILARWQKEGKPITEEPVIDLKRFMASPFWSAKKKAAGTSV; encoded by the exons ATGGCGCGCAAGAAGCTGTACCGGCCCATCGCCGCCATGGCCAAGAAGATCCGCGAGTACCGGGCGCTGAAGAACCGGCCGCGGGACTCGCAGCGCTTCGCCCTGGACTACGAGACCATGCGGCGGCCGCTGACGGAGAAGCGGCTGCCGGTGCGGGCCTGGGAGGACGTGCGGAACGAGAACCGGCTCTTCACGCTGCTCTGCCGCCTGCCGCAGTTCGGCGTGGGCCGCACCGTCACCCGCAAGTCCTGGCTGTGGGAGTACGACGAGCCCTGCTACTGGGTCATCACCAAGGTGAAGGCGGACTACACGGCCGAG aacaTGGATCATGGGAGAGCTTGGGGCTACCTGACCTTCAGAG GCAAAACCGAAGAAGAAGTGAGAGAGATCGACAAAGTCATGTACCACGACTGGCGTATGGTGCCCAAGCACGAGGAAGAGGCCTTCAAGAAATTCACCCCAGTGCCAGAGGAGACCATTCAGTACGTTCCGTACCCGCCTCTGCTCCGAGCCATGATCCTTGCGCGGTGGCAGAAAGAGGGAAAACCAATCACCGAGGAGCCAGTGATTGATCTGAAGAGGTTCATGGCCTCTCCCTTTTGGagtgcaaagaaaaaagctgcaggaacatctGTGTAA